From a region of the Lactuca sativa cultivar Salinas chromosome 4, Lsat_Salinas_v11, whole genome shotgun sequence genome:
- the LOC111908972 gene encoding uncharacterized protein LOC111908972: MIPQFSQYPSQKPSYPQTSHPIPNYQQPPQQGQSSGNHQMSLQELFTYLAQSQTQFQQETMNTFSNIQAQIGYLATAFNKMEQRATPKEPIEPNIDQIESSNKTIKPLVIPPHFPSWLAPSKKQEEEKEFLKTFRKVQIKIPLLDAIKQIPCYAKFLKDLCTNKRKFKANEKIQVNSNVFVVIQKKLPPKSKDPGIFAIPCTISDLHVESAMLDLGDSINVMPYSVFESLNIGPLEETGVIIQLAYKSSVSQRGVLEDALVQVNKLVFPTHFYVIDIEEKNPSKSSMILLVKPFMNTAHTIIDVHKGKITMEFNGETIHFNIFEAMRYPSNIYPLYWVDVIEIINEISPTICTHKIFMEDDCKRKREAQIRLNPPMMEVIKKKIIKRFKMCKEKKKAFHEKHIT, encoded by the exons ATGATACCTCAATTTTCTCAATACCCATCACAAAAACCTTCATATCCCCAAACATCTCATCCCATTCCAAATTACCAACAACCTCCACAACAAGGCCAATCAAGTGGTAACCATCAAATGAGCCTTCAAGAACTTTTCACTTATCTTGCTCAAAGCCAAACCCAATTTCAACAAGAGACCATGAACACTTTCTCCAATATTCAAGCACAAATTGGATACTTGGCCACCGCTTTCAACAAGATGGAACAAAGGG CTACTCCAAAGGAACCGATTGAGCCAAACATTGATCAAATCGAATCTTCCAACAAGACCATCAAGCCATTAGTCATACCACCACATTTTCCCTCCTGGTTAGCTCCCTCAAAGAAACAAGAGGAAGAGAAAGAGTTTCTTAAGACTTTCCGCAAGGTCCAAATCAAAATTCCACTATTGGATGCCATAAAACAAATTCCGTGCTATGCCAAGTTTCTTAAGGATTTGTGCACCAATAAGAGGAAATTTAAGGCAAATGAAAAGATTCAAGTCAATTCAAATGTGTTCGTGGTCATCCAAAAGAAGTTACCTCCCAAAAGCAAGGATCCGGGAATATTTGCTATCCCATGTACCATTAGTGATTTGCATGTCGAAAGTGCTATGTTAGATCTTGGAGACTCGATCAATGTGATGCCGTATTCGGTTTTTGAATCTCTCAATATTGGACCTTTGGAAGAAACCGGAGTAATCATTCAATTAGCGTACaagtcaagtgtgtctcaaagagGAGTGTTGGAGGATGCGTTAGTACAAGTTAATAAACTTGTTTTTCCCACACATTTTTATGTAATTGATATTGAAGAGAAGAATCCTTCTAAATCATCTATGATCCTCCTTGTAAAACCTTTCATGAATACTGCTCACACAATCATTGATGTCCATAAAGGAAAGATAACTATGGAGTTCAATGGAGAGACCATTCACTTCAACATCTTTGAAGCAATGAGGTACCCTAGCAACATTTATCCATTGTATTGGGTTGATGTGATTGAGATAATAAATGAGATAAGCCCTACTATATGCACACACAAGATTTTCATGGAAGATGATTGTAAACGTAAAAGAGAAGCTCAAATAAGATTAAATCCTCCAATGATGGAAGTGATCAAGAAAAAGATAATTAAAAGGTTCAAAATGTGCAAAGAGAAGAAAAAGGCATTTCATGAAAAGCACATAACCTAA